The Pelodiscus sinensis isolate JC-2024 chromosome 24, ASM4963464v1, whole genome shotgun sequence genomic interval TCGTTCGGCCTATCAGACCTTTCACCCTACTATGGCAGGTTACAGCGTGACCATTCTGACACAGCCATGTTTTACATCAACAAGCAGGGTATGCAAGGTCCCCACCACTATGACACAAAGTTCTGCCCACTCCATTCACCTTGGGACTTCTTATCTCCCAGGCTCAGGAATGTAGTGGTGGACTGTCTCAGCAGGTCCTTCCTGAGCCATGAGGAGGCGGTGAGGGACAATgttcctctctctgtctctctctctctctcatcgcTGGGGAACTCCCTAGATCAACCTGTTCACAACAGACTCCAACAGGAAATGCTTGTTCAGGGGCCACAGCCCTGGGTCGCTGGTAGATGTATTCATGCTGCCATGAATGTTCTATGCCTTCCCGCCCTTTCCCTGCAGATTTTGAGGATTTCCCCAGTGAATCAGGGAAAATTGCCCAGGTGATCCTACTGGTGCTGGCTTGGCTGTGCCAGCATTGGTGCATTGTGGAGCTGCTCATAGAGTTCTCCATTTACCCAGACCTAATCTTGCAGGACTGTAGACATCTGTGACAGCACGTCAGGgatccccccgatcctgcacccccatagcagcaagatgagactccgccagccagtagaatagagagcgtttattgcttcttcaggatacagcacagcataggtgTGGTGTGGTCCAGCACAGCCCTAGactctttgggggcaggagtGCATAGGCCCCTCAACTCCCAGCACTCTGCTTAGTCTCCTCTCTCCATGTTTCTTTAGCCAAAACTGACTCTTCCTCAAACCggccccttcctttgttccaacTCCTTCCCTCTCTGGTGAGAACTGGTTGGGTCACTGTCTACATGACATGGGGGCCCTCAGGGCGACCCctcgctgggcagtgcttacagacagaggccagtaggggtcatccacagccaaGCATAGCGACCAGCGAGTGGActgtctcccccccgcccccccccccccccactacatcacaacatCTATGACATTCAGACCTTCCTTCTTGTTTCTAATGACCTGGAAGCTCTGTGGCTGAATGTCACAGAACATTAGTGTTTCCTTCAGGTTTAACAGAGTCTGTTAGGCAGTAGGAAACCAACCACCAGGGCCACTTATCTGGCTAAGAGGAATATGTTCTCTTGCTGGCCTCTATGCCTTTCATCCTCAAAGACCTGCTCCACTTGAAGGAGCAAGGGTTAGCCCTTTCTTCAGTCTGAGTTTACCTGTGGCTGTCTCCATGTTCCACCCCGGGGATGGGACTGCTCAGTTTTCGTAAATCCCTTGGTAGGGCGTTTCCTTAAGGGGCTAGATAGATCCCTCCCTGAGGTGAGGCAGCTGCTTCCTGTGTAGGACCTTAACTTGGTACCCTCAAGACTGATGCAGCCACCCTTTGAGTCACTTGCTCCTCTACCTCTCATGGAAGGTAGACTTTTTAGTGGCGATTACGTCCACCAGAAGGGTTTTGGAGCTGAGAGCACTCATGCCTGAACCACCCAATATGACTTTCCACAGGGACGATGTACAGCTCAGGGCTCGCCCGGCCTCCCTCCCCAAGCTGGGTTCACAGTTTGTTGGGTCAGGACATTCTTCTCCCAGTGTACTCTCCTCAGCTGCATACTAGTGCATGGCAACAGCTGCTGCACTCCCTAGTTGTCCCTAGAGCACTCGCTTTTTATAGTGAGCGAGCAAACAAAGCCCTTGAGAGAGCCTCGCAACTTTGTGGCGATTGTAAAACGCACAAGAGGTCGTCCCGTTTCCTTTTCATGCATTTCCTCTTGGCTCACGGACTGTATCCACAAGTGCTAAGAGTGAGCAGGTGTCTCTATCCCTGAGATCACTGCGCATTCTACTAGTGCTGTGGCCTCTTCTATGGCCTTCTTTGCCCAAGTTCCAATCCAGGACATATGCAGGGCTTGATTCACACGTACACGGCCCGTTATGCCATTGACCTCCCGGCCCGAGATGACGCTGCTGTAAACAGGGCAGTCCTGCAGTCCGTGGCGAACTAGCTCCGACCCCACCTTTGGGGACTCTTCTCAGTTGGAATTaacatgaacaagcactcgaagaaaaaatggttaGTAGCCTTTTGTAACTGTTCGAGATGTGGTGTTTGTGTCCATTCCAGTACCCATCCTCCTCTCCCCTCGGTGGGAGTAACTGGCACAAAGGAACTGAGGAAGCGACGGGTCAGTTGGGTTATTATCAGTGCTGCTTCCAAGGCTCCCTGTCTCACCCCCCGGAGACTGCTAGGGAAAGTTTCTAACAGGCATGCACACAAGTGCAATTGGAATGGGTGTGACTAACACATCTTGAACACCACTTACGAAAggctagtacagtaaaactccaatagtccggcatccaatagtctggcactcctgatagtccagcatcaaaatggcaagagcctagtgagtgagcttcagcaaaaaatgagtcacaaggtaacagcggcagcagctgaactgagcaaaaagggtaaaaaaggcttaaaaaaaataaaacatcacagtatactgtatacagtatgtacaataaaaagggttaagaacactttatatacagtatatcatgtatactgtgtgtgtgtgtgtgtgtgtgtgtgtgtgtatatatatattaaaaaaaaaaaaaaaacagcttctAGTatctcctgatggtccggcatatctgataatccggcaccacctaggtcccataggttccggattatcggaaatcTACTGTACCAGTTTTCTTCAGAGGGCTGAGACCCTGTACTTGGAAAACCCAGCACACGGGTGTCCTGGAGTGGTGTTgtgaccccctccctccctcctttcttcttcaggggacccaggtgtcctgggCCTCCAGTCTCAGCTTAGTCCAGACGCTGtctccaccctctcctccccttcctccatcacCAATGCTGCTACTGAGTTCTCCATCGGGGACAACGAGGATGACGATGGGATGAAACATCTTCAACAGGTGAATGGGAgagacaggactcctgggttctccccccagctctgagaggggagtggggtgggggagtggccaggacacctgggttccctTCCCCACCAGCTTATGCTGTGGGAAAGAGTACAACCTTCTCCTGCTTCAGTTAAAGGTGACGCCTTTGCTACTGatctcccctccaccctgcagAGGGAGTGGCACCCTCCTCTCCCTATCCATTCCCCTGTctttgggggtgcaggggcatGGTCTCACCtcggtttccccctccccctccaggaagCGGAGAAGATGGTGGCTTCGTTGCAGGAAAGCTCCCTGGAAGAGGAAGGCTTCAGCCAGGCCATGCAGGAGCCTCGCAACACAgccgctgccctgcccctctcGCATGAGGCTGCCATGAAGTGGTTCTACAAGGACCCCCAGGGGGAGATCCAAGGTGTGggggatagggatgtgaatggttaactggtaagtctcacccttaacaggtgaggcttactggtttgttaactggtgggggctgctccagtcccatgtggcctgctgtgggcggggggggggggggggagcattccagcctgctgcaccccgctttaactgattaaacattattgttaactggttaaccaattaaacaggattttacatccctagctgaggggggaggggaggtccagGCAGGGAGACACTGGTTCTCTGACGTTCCCATGTCCTTCATGGCTGCAACTCAGGGCCAGGCAAGAGGGGGTTCCTGTGTAATCATTTAGCCCAtcccagaggtgactgcatttcagtgctAGGTGTGGAGTTCCTGCATAACCATGCTTTCTTTTGACTTCCCTAGGGCCCTTCACGACGCAGGAGATGGCGGAGTGGTTCCAGGCTGGCTATTTCACCATGTCCCTGCTGGTGAAGCGAGGCTGCGACGAGGGCTTCCAGCCGCTGGGAGAAGTTATCAAGATGTGGGGAAGAGTGCCTTTCGCTCCAGGCCCATCGCCACCTCCCCTGCTGGTGAGCAGAGCCCCTGGGATGGGGTCTGTTCCTTCTGTTGCACCTGCCAAGGGCTGGGCTCCCCTGGAGGACCCAGGGTTGGGGGTGGCACCTGTCCCGAGCGTGATGAAGTCTTGTCTCTGCCCCTTGCTCCATAGGGGAACCTAGACCAGGAACGGCTGAAGaagcagcaagagctggctgcagCCGCCCTCTACCAGCAGCTCCAGCATCAGCAGTTCCTACAGCTCATCAACAGGTACCTGCCGGACAGGTACAATCCCTCCCCTGGTGCCTTGGAGTGGGTGGGGTGTGGGTCCAtcaccttcccccagccctgggcatggGGGGCGGGgaccttccccctgccctgggaccGGCCTGtcaccttcctctgcccccagccctggaacTGGGTATGGGGGGCAGGTCAAACACTTCCCCCATTCCCTTTctaggggctggggcggggggaagtagGTCATGCCCCACGTGGAGGTCCCTGGGCTGTGGCTAGTAGCGACTCCCTGGCCCTCTTGCCCAGCAGGCAGCAGTTTGCCCCCTGTGCGCTACAGCAGAAGGTGGCGACAGGGGACCTGACCCAGCAGCAGCTCACGGCtttcctgcagcagctgcaagCTCTGAAACCCAGGTTAGTGCCCCTCGCGGCCCCCCACTGGCCCGCTTCAcatggccagcccctcccccctcactgtcCTCTTTCTGTGGccatggccaggcccagccccctcaCCTGCTTGCACTCTGACTTCCACTTGCCAACCCATCCCACTTCTGCTGATATCGGGGAGGGGCTTGCAGAGTTTGAcaggccaggactcctgggttctctccctagcTCTGGGAGGAAGATGGGGGCAGGTGGTTAGAGAAGGGGtgctggaagccaggactcctgggatctctCCCCAGCTTTGGTAGCAGCACAGGAGAACCTCGGGGGGTGGCTGAGGTGCCCTGGACTGCAGTGCTCTCCTCCTCCTGGGGATGCTGAGCAAGTGACTCCCTTGCCTTGCAGAGCAGGGGAGCAGAGCATGATGCCGGCGATGAACAGATCCATGTCCGTGCCAGACACGGGGTCCCTGTGGGACACGCATACCTCAGCCTCACAGCCTGCAGGTAAGGGGGATCGTTGTGAGGGGGAGGCACAGCACAGGGCCCCACGCCTGGTCTGACTCTCCTGTCTCTCCTGCAGGCGGTGAGGCCAGTCTATGGGATATACCAATTAATTCTTCATCTCAGGGTCCAATCTTAGAACAACTGCAACTACAACAGAAAGTGAGTGCTAGGCTGTCAGCACTGctagagtgggggctgggagctagtCCACCTGGGTCTTGCCTCAGCTCTGAGAGGGAAGTGGGAGCtggtgggtcagagcagggggactgggagccaggatgcctgggttctgatGCTCAGCACCAGCTGCGGTTTGGCGGAGGGGCTGCATACGATCTCAGTGCTGTCCATGTGCCTGGTGGCGGGGGGTTCTGTTATAGTCTGGCCCGCCTCACCGCCTTGCTCTCattgctgcagctccaggagcGCCGCGATGCGGAACTCAGGGCtaagcgggaggaggaggagcgcaAGCGGCGCGAGGAGAAGCGGCGCCAGGAGGAACAGAAGCGACGCGAGGAGGAGGAGCTCTATCGGCGCAAGCAGGTGGGAAGGGCCCGTGCCCCCATCACTCCCCCACTACTGCATCCAGGCCTACCTGCTGGAGGGACAGGGTGACCCAGACCCATCCCTACCCCTGgattctcttcccagctctgggaggggagtgcggctgggagccaggactcctgggttctctggtctatatagggttgccagacggtttcaacaaaTATAGGACACACTTGACGTTAAATCaccatctacattacatcttaattagaatataccggacatttctattttctcaatttgtttcctgaacagaaagctcaaatactggactgtctagttcaaaaccggacacctggcaaccctaggcctgTAGTGTATTCTGTTTAGTGTTTACTCTTGTTCTAGGGGCCTCGATCTGCTCCACAGATCCCCACTTCCTCCTTCTAGGAGCAGCCATCAGTGATGCTCCCCCACccattgggggggaagggttcctGGGTGCCAGGGGCTCAGAGGCGGGCTGGTCTGGTGGCTTCGCACTAACCCGTCTACCTCTACAGTGCcggcagcaggagctggtgctgaaacTGTTGCAGCACAGCCAGGCGCAGACCGTGCCCTGGGGGGGCCTGACCAAGCCACCTGGGGGCATGAAGGCCCTACTGGAGCTGCAGGAAAGTGAgcggcagctgcagaagcagcagcgggCACAACAGAGAGCAGTGAGTGGCCTGACCCCACCCCTCTGTTCCCCCCaaaccagccagccagccccccccccattgtctccctggctctgcccccattTTCTCCATAACCCAACGCTCATGCTCTccccaggtatgtctacattaccaccctagttcgaggaGGAGTAACggtcacgaggagtaacgatagttcggactaggaagcctagtccgaactacctagtccgtgccgcgtgtagctgcacggcacggagtccgcactagcagacatttaaaaatggcggcgcccggttttatgcaaatgaagtccgggaaattcaaatcccaggcttcatttgtaactccggttgcccacattaccaccctagttcgaactagggtggtagtgtagacatacccccctagccttcccccccccagcctggccccaagcCCATGATTTCCTGTGACCCACCCCAGCCTAGTCCCACCTCCCACCTGGCCTGTCTCCAGCAACACCCCTGCTTCTGTGGGGTAAGCTCTTCCCATCCCTGTCCTGCTGTTGTCATCCTTACCTCAGATAGGCTCCGCTTCTCCAGTGGCCCAGCCCCATCTCAACTGGGCAGTTTACTGCCACTCACCTGGGCACCAAAACCCTtccacaatcccagccccccatcatATCAGCTGTCctagtgcctgcctcacccaggagATGTGTccctgagccagggtcccttcccATCACCtgtggagcaggagctgctgggggcacAACATGGATAACCagccaccctgccccagaggtggccacATCTCAGTGCCAGGTGTGGTGAcctgtctctcccttcccagCATGGGGCTCTTGCTATGAACAGCCACCTCTCACAATGGGGCGCTGACTCCAGCCAGCTCTGGAGTAGCCACGAGAAGAACATGAGCCTATGGGAGGAGACCGTCAAGAATGCTGGCCCACTTGTGAGGAGCATGGGCCTTAAGAACAGCCgcagcagcccctccctcggGTGAGCCTGGGGGTCAGGcgtgaggggcatgggcaggggctgtgggttgggagtgagggcaCTGGGCTCCAGGCTCTGTCTgactctccctcccactcccctggcACAGGGACACTTACGGGGGGCCAGGCCGGCAGAGCCGGAAGAAGACGGAcgaggaggagaagctgctcaAACTGCTTCAGGGGTTCCACAAGCCCCAGGATGGCTTCACGCAGTGGTGCGAGCAGATGCTGCATGCCCTGAACACCTCCAGTAGCCTCGACGGTATGCTGTGGGCAGGGGTAGCTGTCCCCAGCTctgtgtacctcagtttcccctctgtgtgcctcagtttcctgccaCTCCCAAAGGCCTCTCCCAGGTCCTGTTGGTGATTGGGATAATGCAGGCAGGGTGTGTCAGACTGGGTGAGCTGAAGGAGGGCCAGGTCTCCTTGAcaccccccacctctcctccccgcAGTACCGACGGTGGTAGCTTTCCTGAAGGAGATGGAGTCTCCATACGACGTCCATGACTTCATCCGCTCCTACCTGGGTGACACGCTGGAAGCCAAAGAGTTTGCCAAGCAGTTCTTGGAACGGCGCGCCAAGCAGAAAGCCAGCcagcagcgccagcagcagcaggtaggGGGTGCTCTGGGTTTGCCCTGCACTAGTCCCATGGCCACAGGGGGTAGGGctaggcaggaggcagggctctGTGCTAATCcttccccctctgtgccccttacCAGGAAGCCTCATGGTTGAGCTCTGGCAacctgccctctctgttcccgGCCAACCACAGCTCCAAGCAGCCACCTTTTGAGGGCAGCCAGCCCGTGAAGATCAAGAGGAGACCTGTCATGCTGCATGCTGACCCCAGCATCCTGGGTAGGGCAGAGCCTGCGGGGAGCCCAGGAcatctgggttctctccccagctcttggagggaagtgggggctggtgagttagagcaggggagcctgagagccaggacttctgggttctctccccagctcttgaaggggagtgggggctggtgggatAGAGCAAGAGGCACAGCCTTTTAATCCTTCATGACCCACTCTGTCCACAGGCTATTCGCTGCACGGCCCATCAGGAGAGATGGAAACCATAGAAGACTACTGAAGTCTTGTAGCAATAGTAAAATCTCTGCTGCCTTCTTAACCGATTCAGTCTTACCTGAATGTGCACTGCGAAGGGACGAGGTGGCCTtgctgcaccctcctccctttcctcccgcCCTCTCTCGCCCTCCCAGTGAGCGGGGGGGCACAGTGgatggtggctgggaggcgtGTCCGCTCGGATTGGGGCCGCTAGTGAGCCGCCTTCGGAAGAGGAGTATGTGAGCACTTCTTTCTCCAACACACGAAGCACCTTAAAATGCAACCTGTTGATGCACTTTATCAAGACTTTTTACAAAGAACTgattaaaaacacacaaaa includes:
- the GIGYF1 gene encoding GRB10-interacting GYF protein 1 isoform X3 — encoded protein: MAAETLNFGPEWLRALSSGGSLASPPPSPAMPKYKLAEYRYGREEMLALYVKENKVPEEILDKEFAAILQEEPLQPLALVPLTEEEQRNFSMSVNSVAVLRLMGKGGGAAPTGVSRGRGSTRSRGRGRGESAFYQRSPEEAEGAFGRGGREIHRSQSWDDRGERRFEKPTRRDGTRAPFEEGPPPRKDYARSDSNNWRTLREEHEEEEEGGGGAGPTPAGGAVGGSWRLSGGRRESDRWRSASPDGAPRSAGWREHPEGRRRKFDFDFREREEERGGRRHRGSDAFEDDKDGLPEWCMDDEDEEMGTFDSSGAFMPLKSPKEPIPEEQEFDFHPLQEEDERLKLKEDVWDGSEPSLKEAPEKEARKDPSSAPEEKCCSPPGVPWLSGPPFAAAITTATSECESAPLGGSDPTAPIGTCDKEPAVEGTKQGDPGVLGLQSQLSPDAVSTLSSPSSITNAATEFSIGDNEDDDGMKHLQQEAEKMVASLQESSLEEEGFSQAMQEPRNTAAALPLSHEAAMKWFYKDPQGEIQGPFTTQEMAEWFQAGYFTMSLLVKRGCDEGFQPLGEVIKMWGRVPFAPGPSPPPLLGNLDQERLKKQQELAAAALYQQLQHQQFLQLINRYLPDSRQQFAPCALQQKVATGDLTQQQLTAFLQQLQALKPRAGEQSMMPAMNRSMSVPDTGSLWDTHTSASQPAGGEASLWDIPINSSSQGPILEQLQLQQKLQERRDAELRAKREEEERKRREEKRRQEEQKRREEEELYRRKQCRQQELVLKLLQHSQAQTVPWGGLTKPPGGMKALLELQESERQLQKQQRAQQRAHGALAMNSHLSQWGADSSQLWSSHEKNMSLWEETVKNAGPLVRSMGLKNSRSSPSLGDTYGGPGRQSRKKTDEEEKLLKLLQGFHKPQDGFTQWCEQMLHALNTSSSLDVPTVVAFLKEMESPYDVHDFIRSYLGDTLEAKEFAKQFLERRAKQKASQQRQQQQEASWLSSGNLPSLFPANHSSKQPPFEGSQPVKIKRRPVMLHADPSILGRAEPAGSPGHLGSLPSSWREVGAGELEQGSLRARTSGFSPQLLKGSGGWWDRARGTAF
- the GIGYF1 gene encoding GRB10-interacting GYF protein 1 isoform X10, giving the protein MAAETLNFGPEWLRALSSGGSLASPPPSPAMPKYKLAEYRYGREEMLALYVKENKVPEEILDKEFAAILQEEPLQPLALVPLTEEEQRNFSMSVNSVAVLRLMGKGGGAAPTGVSRGRGSTRSRGRGRGESAFYQRSPEEAEGAFGRGGREIHRSQSWDDRGERRFEKPTRRDGTRAPFEEGPPPRKDYARSDSNNWRTLREEHEEEEEGGGGAGPTPAGGAVGGSWRLSGGRRESDRWRSASPDGAPRSAGWREHPEGRRRKFDFDFREREEERGGRRHRGSDAFEDDKDGLPEWCMDDEDEEMGTFDSSGAFMPLKKSPKEPIPEEQEFDFHPLQEEDERLKLKEDVWDGSEPSLKEAPEKEARKDPSSAPEEKCCSPPGVPWLSGPPFAAAITTATSECESAPLGGSDPTAPIGTCDKEPAVEGTKQGDPGVLGLQSQLSPDAVSTLSSPSSITNAATEFSIGDNEDDDGMKHLQQEAEKMVASLQESSLEEEGFSQAMQEPRNTAAALPLSHEAAMKWFYKDPQGEIQGPFTTQEMAEWFQAGYFTMSLLVKRGCDEGFQPLGEVIKMWGRVPFAPGPSPPPLLGNLDQERLKKQQELAAAALYQQLQHQQFLQLINSRQQFAPCALQQKVATGDLTQQQLTAFLQQLQALKPRAGEQSMMPAMNRSMSVPDTGSLWDTHTSASQPAGGEASLWDIPINSSSQGPILEQLQLQQKLQERRDAELRAKREEEERKRREEKRRQEEQKRREEEELYRRKQCRQQELVLKLLQHSQAQTVPWGGLTKPPGGMKALLELQESERQLQKQQRAQQRAHGALAMNSHLSQWGADSSQLWSSHEKNMSLWEETVKNAGPLVRSMGLKNSRSSPSLGDTYGGPGRQSRKKTDEEEKLLKLLQGFHKPQDGFTQWCEQMLHALNTSSSLDVPTVVAFLKEMESPYDVHDFIRSYLGDTLEAKEFAKQFLERRAKQKASQQRQQQQEASWLSSGNLPSLFPANHSSKQPPFEGSQPVKIKRRPVMLHADPSILGYSLHGPSGEMETIEDY
- the GIGYF1 gene encoding GRB10-interacting GYF protein 1 isoform X7; translation: MAAETLNFGPEWLRALSSGGSLASPPPSPAMPKYKLAEYRYGREEMLALYVKENKVPEEILDKEFAAILQEEPLQPLALVPLTEEEQRNFSMSVNSVAVLRLMGKGGGAAPTGVSRGRGSTRSRGRGRGESAFYQRSPEEAEGAFGRGGREIHRSQSWDDRGERRFEKPTRRDGTRAPFEEGPPPRKDYARSDSNNWRTLREEHEEEEEGGGGAGPTPAGGAVGGSWRLSGGRRESDRWRSASPDGAPRSAGWREHPEGRRRKFDFDFREREEERGGRRHRGSDAFEDDKDGLPEWCMDDEDEEMGTFDSSGAFMPLKKSPKEPIPEEQEFDFHPLQEEDERLKLKEDVWDGSEPSLKEAPEKEARKDPSSAPEEKCCSPPGVPWLSGPPFAAAITTATSECESAPLGGSDPTAPIGTCDKEPAVEGTKQGDPGVLGLQSQLSPDAVSTLSSPSSITNAATEFSIGDNEDDDGMKHLQQEAEKMVASLQESSLEEEGFSQAMQEPRNTAAALPLSHEAAMKWFYKDPQGEIQGPFTTQEMAEWFQAGYFTMSLLVKRGCDEGFQPLGEVIKMWGRVPFAPGPSPPPLLGNLDQERLKKQQELAAAALYQQLQHQQFLQLINRYLPDRAGEQSMMPAMNRSMSVPDTGSLWDTHTSASQPAGGEASLWDIPINSSSQGPILEQLQLQQKLQERRDAELRAKREEEERKRREEKRRQEEQKRREEEELYRRKQCRQQELVLKLLQHSQAQTVPWGGLTKPPGGMKALLELQESERQLQKQQRAQQRAHGALAMNSHLSQWGADSSQLWSSHEKNMSLWEETVKNAGPLVRSMGLKNSRSSPSLGDTYGGPGRQSRKKTDEEEKLLKLLQGFHKPQDGFTQWCEQMLHALNTSSSLDVPTVVAFLKEMESPYDVHDFIRSYLGDTLEAKEFAKQFLERRAKQKASQQRQQQQEASWLSSGNLPSLFPANHSSKQPPFEGSQPVKIKRRPVMLHADPSILGRAEPAGSPGHLGSLPSSWREVGAGELEQGSLRARTSGFSPQLLKGSGGWWDRARGTAF
- the GIGYF1 gene encoding GRB10-interacting GYF protein 1 isoform X8, which translates into the protein MAAETLNFGPEWLRALSSGGSLASPPPSPAMPKYKLAEYRYGREEMLALYVKENKVPEEILDKEFAAILQEEPLQPLALVPLTEEEQRNFSMSVNSVAVLRLMGKGGGAAPTGVSRGRGSTRSRGRGRGESAFYQRSPEEAEGAFGRGGREIHRSQSWDDRGERRFEKPTRRDGTRAPFEEGPPPRKDYARSDSNNWRTLREEHEEEEEGGGGAGPTPAGGAVGGSWRLSGGRRESDRWRSASPDGAPRSAGWREHPEGRRRKFDFDFREREEERGGRRHRGSDAFEDDKDGLPEWCMDDEDEEMGTFDSSGAFMPLKKSPKEPIPEEQEFDFHPLQEEDERLKLKEDVWDGSEPSLKEAPEKEARKDPSSAPEEKCCSPPGVPWLSGPPFAAAITTATSECESAPLGGSDPTAPIGTCDKEPAVEGTKQGDPGVLGLQSQLSPDAVSTLSSPSSITNAATEFSIGDNEDDDGMKHLQQEAEKMVASLQESSLEEEGFSQAMQEPRNTAAALPLSHEAAMKWFYKDPQGEIQGPFTTQEMAEWFQAGYFTMSLLVKRGCDEGFQPLGEVIKMWGRVPFAPGPSPPPLLGNLDQERLKKQQELAAAALYQQLQHQQFLQLINRYLPDSRQQFAPCALQQKVATGDLTQQQLTAFLQQLQALKPRAGEQSMMPAMNRSMSVPDTGSLWDTHTSASQPAGGEASLWDIPINSSSQGPILEQLQLQQKLQERRDAELRAKREEEERKRREEKRRQEEQKRREEEELYRRKQCRQQELVLKLLQHSQAQTVPWGGLTKPPGGMKALLELQESERQLQKQQRAQQRAHGALAMNSHLSQWGADSSQLWSSHEKNMSLWEETVKNAGPLVRSMGLKNSRSSPSLGDTYGGPGRQSRKKTDEEEKLLKLLQGFHKPQDGFTQWCEQMLHALNTSSSLDVPTVVAFLKEMESPYDVHDFIRSYLGDTLEAKEFAKQFLERRAKQKASQQRQQQQEASWLSSGNLPSLFPANHSSKQPPFEGSQPVKIKRRPVMLHADPSILGYSLHGPSGEMETIEDY
- the GIGYF1 gene encoding GRB10-interacting GYF protein 1 isoform X4; this translates as MAAETLNFGPEWLRALSSGGSLASPPPSPAMPKYKLAEYRYGREEMLALYVKENKVPEEILDKEFAAILQEEPLQPLALVPLTEEEQRNFSMSVNSVAVLRLMGKGGGAAPTGVSRGRGSTRSRGRGRGESAFYQRSPEEAEGAFGRGGREIHRSQSWDDRGERRFEKPTRRDGTRAPFEEGPPPRKDYARSDSNNWRTLREEHEEEEEGGGGAGPTPAGGAVGGSWRLSGGRRESDRWRSASPDGAPRSAGWREHPEGRRRKFDFDFREREEERGGRRHRGSDAFEDDKDGLPEWCMDDEDEEMGTFDSSGAFMPLKKSPKEPIPEEQEFDFHPLQEEDERLKLKEDVWDGSEPSLKEAPEKEARKDPSSAPEEKCCSPPGVPWLSGPPFAAAITTATSECESAPLGGSDPTAPIGTCDKEPAVEGDPGVLGLQSQLSPDAVSTLSSPSSITNAATEFSIGDNEDDDGMKHLQQEAEKMVASLQESSLEEEGFSQAMQEPRNTAAALPLSHEAAMKWFYKDPQGEIQGPFTTQEMAEWFQAGYFTMSLLVKRGCDEGFQPLGEVIKMWGRVPFAPGPSPPPLLGNLDQERLKKQQELAAAALYQQLQHQQFLQLINRYLPDSRQQFAPCALQQKVATGDLTQQQLTAFLQQLQALKPRAGEQSMMPAMNRSMSVPDTGSLWDTHTSASQPAGGEASLWDIPINSSSQGPILEQLQLQQKLQERRDAELRAKREEEERKRREEKRRQEEQKRREEEELYRRKQCRQQELVLKLLQHSQAQTVPWGGLTKPPGGMKALLELQESERQLQKQQRAQQRAHGALAMNSHLSQWGADSSQLWSSHEKNMSLWEETVKNAGPLVRSMGLKNSRSSPSLGDTYGGPGRQSRKKTDEEEKLLKLLQGFHKPQDGFTQWCEQMLHALNTSSSLDVPTVVAFLKEMESPYDVHDFIRSYLGDTLEAKEFAKQFLERRAKQKASQQRQQQQEASWLSSGNLPSLFPANHSSKQPPFEGSQPVKIKRRPVMLHADPSILGRAEPAGSPGHLGSLPSSWREVGAGELEQGSLRARTSGFSPQLLKGSGGWWDRARGTAF
- the GIGYF1 gene encoding GRB10-interacting GYF protein 1 isoform X1 — protein: MAAETLNFGPEWLRALSSGGSLASPPPSPAMPKYKLAEYRYGREEMLALYVKENKVPEEILDKEFAAILQEEPLQPLALVPLTEEEQRNFSMSVNSVAVLRLMGKGGGAAPTGVSRGRGSTRSRGRGRGESAFYQRSPEEAEGAFGRGGREIHRSQSWDDRGERRFEKPTRRDGTRAPFEEGPPPRKDYARSDSNNWRTLREEHEEEEEGGGGAGPTPAGGAVGGSWRLSGGRRESDRWRSASPDGAPRSAGWREHPEGRRRKFDFDFREREEERGGRRHRGSDAFEDDKDGLPEWCMDDEDEEMGTFDSSGAFMPLKKSPKEPIPEEQEFDFHPLQEEDERLKLKEDVWDGSEPSLKEAPEKEARKDPSSAPEEKCCSPPGVPWLSGPPFAAAITTATSECESAPLGGSDPTAPIGTCDKEPAVEGTKQGDPGVLGLQSQLSPDAVSTLSSPSSITNAATEFSIGDNEDDDGMKHLQQEAEKMVASLQESSLEEEGFSQAMQEPRNTAAALPLSHEAAMKWFYKDPQGEIQGPFTTQEMAEWFQAGYFTMSLLVKRGCDEGFQPLGEVIKMWGRVPFAPGPSPPPLLGNLDQERLKKQQELAAAALYQQLQHQQFLQLINRYLPDSRQQFAPCALQQKVATGDLTQQQLTAFLQQLQALKPRAGEQSMMPAMNRSMSVPDTGSLWDTHTSASQPAGGEASLWDIPINSSSQGPILEQLQLQQKLQERRDAELRAKREEEERKRREEKRRQEEQKRREEEELYRRKQCRQQELVLKLLQHSQAQTVPWGGLTKPPGGMKALLELQESERQLQKQQRAQQRAHGALAMNSHLSQWGADSSQLWSSHEKNMSLWEETVKNAGPLVRSMGLKNSRSSPSLGDTYGGPGRQSRKKTDEEEKLLKLLQGFHKPQDGFTQWCEQMLHALNTSSSLDVPTVVAFLKEMESPYDVHDFIRSYLGDTLEAKEFAKQFLERRAKQKASQQRQQQQEASWLSSGNLPSLFPANHSSKQPPFEGSQPVKIKRRPVMLHADPSILGRAEPAGSPGHLGSLPSSWREVGAGELEQGSLRARTSGFSPQLLKGSGGWWDRARGTAF